A part of Chryseobacterium arthrosphaerae genomic DNA contains:
- a CDS encoding ABC transporter ATP-binding protein, with translation MKTFHEHKEEVTEQISSGNYDHALKRIIDFTLDTENIKLYKKTNAFLAWYDSHQNSEELSRKLTALLSEISSELQKKEPLDRHILTKMIGWEKKYSKAFTLGPMNLEIRTGEIVGLVGENGNGKTTLLRSLCGELRADKGELYYLFPYTDTYDLRSKLIYIPQRTPSWRGGLLQNLLFTAVSYGYSPGEAVEVTELIMARLGLRRFREYSWKNLSSGYKMRFELARMLLRKPKILLIDEPLANLDIIAQQTVLEDLRQIAGSPFRPLAVVLSSQQLYEVEKNSSQIIFLKNGKQQDLNRGEVVSLIIEFETDENITELKCKLSQLPLQSLEQNGSTFVAVFHKEMKREDFIRFCLEQAVNIAYFRDISKSSRVFFLK, from the coding sequence ATGAAAACTTTTCATGAGCATAAGGAAGAAGTAACGGAACAGATCAGTTCCGGAAACTATGACCACGCCCTGAAGCGGATCATAGATTTTACCCTGGATACCGAAAATATCAAACTGTATAAAAAGACCAATGCATTTCTTGCATGGTATGATTCTCACCAGAATTCTGAGGAACTGTCCCGGAAGCTTACGGCACTTTTGTCTGAAATCAGCAGTGAGCTGCAGAAAAAAGAGCCCTTGGACCGCCATATCCTTACCAAAATGATCGGATGGGAGAAAAAATACTCCAAAGCTTTTACACTGGGACCCATGAACCTGGAGATCAGAACCGGTGAGATTGTAGGCCTGGTAGGGGAAAACGGTAACGGGAAGACCACACTCCTCCGGTCTTTGTGTGGCGAACTGAGGGCTGATAAAGGAGAGCTTTATTATCTTTTTCCCTATACGGATACCTATGACTTACGTTCCAAACTGATTTATATTCCACAGCGTACCCCATCATGGCGGGGAGGTCTTCTGCAGAATCTTTTATTTACAGCAGTTTCATATGGTTATTCTCCAGGTGAAGCGGTTGAAGTTACAGAACTTATCATGGCAAGACTCGGACTGAGAAGATTCAGAGAATATTCCTGGAAAAATCTGAGCTCAGGATATAAAATGCGGTTTGAACTGGCCAGAATGCTTTTAAGAAAGCCAAAGATCCTGCTGATTGATGAGCCGCTTGCCAATCTGGATATCATTGCTCAGCAAACCGTTTTGGAAGACCTCAGGCAGATCGCAGGTTCACCGTTCAGACCTTTGGCGGTAGTGCTCAGTTCCCAGCAGCTGTATGAAGTTGAAAAGAATTCCAGCCAGATTATCTTTCTTAAGAACGGAAAACAGCAGGATCTGAACAGGGGCGAAGTTGTATCCCTTATTATAGAGTTTGAAACTGATGAAAATATTACCGAACTTAAGTGTAAGCTCTCACAGCTTCCTCTTCAATCTCTGGAACAGAACGGAAGTACTTTTGTAGCTGTTTTCCACAAAGAAATGAAAAGGGAGGATTTTATCCGTTTCTGTCTGGAACAAGCTGTCAATATTGCTTATTTCCGTGATATTTCAAAATCAAGCCGGGTTTTCTTTTTAAAATAG